In Thermocrinis minervae, a single genomic region encodes these proteins:
- a CDS encoding bifunctional 3'-5' exonuclease/DNA polymerase codes for MGLRFEYITSREELLKGLEKLEKDSFVFLDTETVSDRIRLVQIGNSDHIFVVDMYYVGPVGMEYLKSFLSERGIVGHNLKFDLKYLLKYSVEPYAVFDTMIASQLLGEADRHSLQHVSMHYLGLVLDKSLQLSNWGSPKLSKEQLEYAALDVKVVRDLFLLLRDKLNETAYEEPTLLKTRTAKVFGLRNPVAIIEMAFVMEVAKLELNGLPVDEETLNKRLEELKKDLQNRVMDFYIKHRVDPMSPKQLGEYLLKRGVDLPRTEKGNVSTDDKVLSEYADHPVVSQVLSIRSTKKLVERLEDVKKHIINCRVYPEFKQIGAVTGRMASLSPNVQNIPRSLRDIFKAEEGHTFVIGDFSQIELRIASEYVGDERMIRAFMEGKDLHKYTASLLLGKKEEDVTKEERQLAKAVNFGLIYGISAKGLSEYAKSYGIDLPVDRAQEIRKMFFEYYTGFREWHERVKRELKAKEYSEGTTLLGRKYIARTFPDAVNYPIQGSGADLLKLAVLMFMAGSRRLHLSARLVNLVHDEIVVECKEEEAQRVKELLEEEMKRAGSIVLKRVPVEVETAINQRWVKD; via the coding sequence ATGGGTCTAAGGTTTGAATACATAACCTCAAGGGAGGAACTTTTAAAGGGTCTTGAAAAGCTAGAAAAAGATTCCTTCGTGTTCTTGGACACGGAAACCGTATCGGACAGGATAAGGCTTGTACAGATTGGCAACAGTGACCACATATTCGTTGTTGACATGTACTACGTAGGTCCAGTAGGGATGGAATACCTAAAAAGCTTTCTATCGGAAAGGGGTATAGTGGGTCACAACCTCAAGTTTGACCTCAAGTACCTATTGAAGTACTCTGTAGAACCTTATGCGGTGTTTGACACTATGATAGCAAGCCAGTTGCTGGGTGAAGCTGACAGACACTCCTTGCAGCATGTGAGCATGCATTACCTAGGGCTAGTGTTGGATAAGAGTCTTCAGCTTTCCAACTGGGGAAGCCCAAAGCTCAGCAAGGAACAGCTCGAGTATGCAGCCCTGGACGTGAAGGTAGTCAGAGACCTTTTCCTCCTACTGAGGGACAAGCTCAACGAAACGGCTTATGAAGAACCTACATTGCTCAAGACAAGGACGGCCAAGGTTTTTGGCCTTAGGAACCCTGTGGCCATAATAGAGATGGCCTTTGTGATGGAGGTGGCAAAGCTTGAGCTGAACGGCCTCCCAGTGGATGAAGAGACTCTAAATAAAAGGCTTGAAGAGCTAAAGAAAGATCTACAGAATAGGGTAATGGATTTTTATATAAAACATAGAGTAGACCCTATGTCTCCAAAGCAGCTAGGTGAGTACCTTCTAAAACGCGGCGTCGATCTCCCAAGGACAGAAAAGGGGAACGTATCTACTGACGATAAGGTCCTCTCTGAGTATGCAGATCATCCAGTGGTCAGCCAAGTGCTCAGCATAAGAAGTACAAAGAAGCTCGTTGAAAGGCTTGAAGACGTAAAGAAGCATATTATCAACTGCAGGGTGTACCCAGAGTTCAAGCAGATAGGAGCCGTGACGGGAAGGATGGCAAGCCTGTCCCCCAACGTGCAGAACATACCAAGAAGTCTAAGGGACATATTCAAAGCAGAGGAAGGTCACACCTTTGTAATAGGTGACTTCTCTCAGATAGAGCTGAGGATAGCCTCGGAGTATGTGGGTGATGAGAGGATGATAAGAGCCTTTATGGAGGGTAAAGACCTACACAAGTACACGGCAAGTCTTCTGCTAGGAAAGAAGGAAGAAGATGTAACCAAGGAGGAGAGACAGCTCGCGAAAGCTGTAAACTTTGGGCTCATATACGGTATATCTGCCAAGGGCCTGTCTGAGTACGCAAAGAGCTACGGTATAGACCTTCCTGTGGACAGAGCGCAGGAGATAAGGAAGATGTTCTTCGAGTATTATACGGGCTTTAGAGAATGGCACGAAAGGGTAAAAAGGGAACTGAAGGCTAAGGAGTACTCGGAAGGAACTACCCTTCTAGGAAGGAAGTACATAGCTCGTACCTTTCCAGACGCTGTCAACTATCCCATACAGGGTTCTGGTGCTGACCTCCTAAAGCTGGCTGTACTCATGTTTATGGCAGGCTCCAGAAGGCTGCACCTCTCTGCGAGACTGGTGAACCTCGTACACGACGAGATAGTGGTAGAGTGCAAAGAAGAAGAGGCCCAGAGAGTGAAAGAATTGC